One stretch of Pigmentiphaga aceris DNA includes these proteins:
- the gstA gene encoding glutathione transferase GstA, giving the protein MKLFLKSGACSLSPHIVLEESGLPYETEAVDLKTKVTANGANFLEINPKGYVPALLLDGGQVLTEGPAIVQYIADQAAGKQLAPANGTVERYQVQSWLTFIGTELHKSFSAFFNPASGDDWKGIAKATLDRRLAYVNQQLAGKSYLMGEAFSVADAYLFTVLRWSPVAKLDLNQWPEIVAFQARVAARPAVQKVLAAEGLA; this is encoded by the coding sequence TTGAAGCTGTTTCTGAAATCCGGTGCGTGTTCGCTGTCCCCCCATATCGTGCTTGAAGAATCGGGGCTGCCCTACGAAACCGAAGCAGTCGATCTGAAAACCAAGGTCACGGCCAACGGCGCCAATTTCCTGGAAATCAATCCCAAGGGCTACGTGCCTGCCTTGTTGCTGGACGGCGGCCAGGTGCTGACCGAAGGCCCGGCCATCGTGCAATACATCGCCGACCAGGCTGCGGGCAAGCAGCTCGCACCGGCCAACGGCACCGTCGAGCGTTATCAAGTGCAGAGCTGGCTGACCTTCATCGGCACCGAACTGCACAAATCTTTCAGCGCCTTCTTCAACCCGGCTTCCGGCGACGATTGGAAGGGCATTGCCAAGGCCACGCTGGACCGCCGCCTGGCTTATGTGAATCAGCAGCTCGCGGGCAAGTCCTATCTGATGGGCGAAGCATTCAGCGTGGCTGACGCTTACCTGTTCACCGTCTTGCGCTGGTCGCCGGTGGCAAAGCTGGACTTGAACCAGTGGCCCGAAATCGTGGCCTTCCAGGCACGCGTGGCAGCACGTCCTGCCGTTCAGAAAGTGTTGGCGGCTGAAGGCCTGGCCTGA
- a CDS encoding DMT family transporter, translating into MTGSKATTRAATKTTPATKPLSLGFIALCAMAIFIWGGNWPVMKLGAEIIPPIWFAASRFATACVLSFGMAAMLGKLRVPDRREWPVVIGVGLLQMGLFTALVTAALHFVMPGRASLIAYATAIWVVPGAALILKQRMTTRQWVSTVCGYAGIAIVVLPAVLHADLTALIGFGLLACASLSWAINIIQIKMTRGVSLDLSLLPWQTLVAAVPLLILASVIDGAPRFLANPQTWPIIAYTGPLATALTFLVVLQMTQRLAPVTVSICMLGVPIVGITLSSIFFHESLSLDLVAGLSLMCLGMLVPVLRWRKRKTLPVAVAA; encoded by the coding sequence ATGACCGGCAGCAAAGCGACTACCCGCGCAGCCACCAAAACCACCCCTGCCACCAAGCCCCTGAGCCTGGGCTTCATCGCACTGTGCGCAATGGCCATCTTCATCTGGGGTGGCAACTGGCCCGTCATGAAACTGGGTGCAGAAATCATTCCGCCGATCTGGTTTGCGGCAAGCCGTTTCGCCACAGCATGTGTGCTGAGCTTCGGCATGGCAGCCATGCTGGGCAAGCTGCGCGTGCCTGACCGCCGCGAATGGCCGGTGGTGATCGGCGTGGGCCTGCTGCAAATGGGCTTGTTCACAGCACTGGTGACGGCTGCCCTGCATTTCGTGATGCCGGGCCGCGCCTCGCTGATTGCCTATGCAACCGCCATCTGGGTGGTGCCCGGTGCGGCGCTGATTCTGAAGCAACGCATGACCACACGTCAGTGGGTGTCGACGGTCTGCGGTTATGCAGGCATTGCGATCGTGGTGCTGCCCGCCGTCTTGCACGCCGACCTGACTGCCTTGATCGGCTTCGGTCTGCTGGCCTGCGCGTCGCTGAGCTGGGCGATCAACATCATCCAGATCAAGATGACCCGTGGCGTATCTCTGGACCTGAGCTTGTTGCCCTGGCAAACGCTGGTGGCTGCCGTCCCCCTGCTGATTCTGGCCAGCGTGATTGACGGTGCGCCGCGCTTCCTGGCCAATCCGCAGACCTGGCCGATCATTGCCTACACCGGCCCGCTGGCAACGGCGCTTACCTTCCTGGTGGTCTTGCAGATGACCCAGCGCCTGGCCCCGGTGACCGTGTCGATCTGCATGCTGGGCGTACCGATTGTGGGCATCACTTTGTCGTCAATCTTCTTCCATGAATCCTTGTCACTGGACCTGGTCGCGGGCTTGTCGCTGATGTGTCTGGGCATGCTGGTGCCAGTGCTGCGCTGGCGCAAACGCAAGACCTTGCCGGTGGCGGTTGCAGCGTAA